One genomic region from Candidatus Scalindua japonica encodes:
- a CDS encoding acylphosphatase, translating into MEITRLHIVIEGIVQGVFFRASTKGESEKLGLTGWVKNCPDGRVEAVFEGDIDKIDRIIEWCKNGPPGAVVRNVETVWEQATGQYDTFSIRY; encoded by the coding sequence ATGGAAATTACCAGGTTGCATATCGTTATCGAAGGAATAGTTCAGGGTGTCTTCTTCAGGGCCAGTACAAAAGGAGAGTCTGAGAAGCTGGGTCTTACCGGTTGGGTAAAAAATTGTCCAGACGGAAGAGTCGAAGCCGTTTTTGAAGGAGATATTGATAAGATTGACAGGATAATAGAGTGGTGTAAGAATGGGCCTCCGGGAGCAGTGGTCAGAAATGTGGAAACGGTCTGGGAACAGGCAACCGGTCAGTATGATACATTTTCTATAAGGTATTAA
- a CDS encoding OmpA/MotB family protein, which translates to MNKNIGRFGLVFLAIAVLLVQGCAEMTELRTANRRQAITVRDQMTELDKLRAKLEAADKVNRAYADRAQSDAREKNRLRAELERLVSSIGEGAAVRDTSEGPMIQLPETILFDSGLAKLKAKGKVALEKIAGHLKSHPSAIVRVDGHTDNDPIVKSKYLWESNHHLSAGRALSVFHYLVGKGHLEENRIHIAGFGPNRPIASNNNKTGKKQNRRVEFLILSPKSG; encoded by the coding sequence ATGAATAAAAATATAGGTCGTTTTGGACTCGTGTTTTTAGCGATAGCAGTATTGTTAGTGCAGGGTTGTGCTGAGATGACTGAGTTGAGGACTGCCAATAGGCGTCAGGCAATTACCGTCCGCGATCAAATGACTGAGCTTGATAAGTTGAGGGCGAAATTAGAAGCTGCCGATAAAGTTAACAGAGCTTATGCAGATCGCGCACAGTCAGATGCGAGAGAGAAGAATAGACTTCGTGCCGAATTGGAAAGACTTGTTAGTTCTATCGGAGAAGGCGCTGCTGTAAGAGATACATCTGAGGGTCCTATGATTCAGCTTCCGGAGACAATTTTATTTGATTCCGGTCTCGCAAAGTTAAAGGCTAAGGGTAAGGTGGCTCTTGAGAAGATTGCCGGCCATCTGAAATCTCACCCGTCAGCCATAGTAAGAGTTGATGGGCATACGGATAATGACCCTATAGTAAAATCAAAATATCTGTGGGAATCGAACCATCATTTATCTGCCGGAAGGGCGTTAAGTGTTTTTCATTATCTTGTAGGAAAAGGGCATCTGGAAGAGAACAGAATACACATAGCCGGCTTTGGCCCAAACAGGCCGATAGCCTCTAATAATAATAAAACCGGTAAGAAACAGAATAGAAGAGTTGAGTTTCTTATTTTATCTCCAAAATCCGGTTAG
- a CDS encoding cytochrome c biogenesis protein ResB — protein sequence MSKEAKLQEKKAKTSNSKIWDILCSVRLAVIIIIIMAVACILGTVILQQKSPEEYVGRYGAGLAKFYSAIQFTDIFHSYWFSFLLVLLCVNLGCCTIKRWRNTLLMIGFLVTHISIIMILIGCVVDLLTGVKGGVNVYEGRSVDYYLNRADYQKVPLGFQVFCDDFIIEKHPPKYKLITYVKDKDKQKAVPAKVGKRISVPGSNYAVTVKDFISDAEIQHEPINLSDKPDNPALYIQLAENDQVTAEGWLLAKDRNWYNDTRRNLKIDYVWADTDKEHEKLANAASKSTKPTLEIRIEGKNIVKSMPVVVGGKIQIEGAEYVIEIKEFVLDYSKRLVPLSEQEPNNPAVMVEISGPDGKDSRWSFAKYPDYQDKSHQIIYKDVKLSCTVPENFSDSKHRIRIVQNKSGKKTITYIKDEKVISTNEWELDKSYDIVDSELSIRIAKFFPSHSLKKMVVKRVGGHEGHNHGPGEHVGNPAVLIEMEGPRGKVAEWVFAHTPPHWYPDNNFAVLYEKSGMEVKDYKSILRVVENGQTMVTKTIEVNNPLKYKGFVFYQSSYDPEGERYTGLQVTKNPGIIVVYAGFILLCLGIVFIFYIKPFLRRKLNKGKKIEEYYSEEEMLAEHIE from the coding sequence ATGTCAAAAGAAGCAAAACTACAAGAAAAAAAGGCAAAAACTAGTAATAGCAAGATTTGGGATATACTCTGTTCTGTCAGGCTTGCTGTTATAATAATCATCATAATGGCCGTTGCATGTATTTTGGGAACGGTCATTCTCCAACAGAAATCTCCTGAAGAATATGTAGGCAGGTACGGAGCAGGTCTTGCTAAATTCTACTCTGCAATCCAGTTTACCGATATATTTCACTCCTATTGGTTCTCGTTCCTTCTGGTGTTATTGTGTGTAAATTTAGGTTGCTGTACTATTAAGAGGTGGCGCAATACGCTACTCATGATCGGTTTCCTGGTTACACATATCAGTATAATCATGATCCTGATAGGCTGTGTTGTGGACCTTCTTACAGGTGTAAAAGGTGGTGTTAATGTTTATGAGGGGCGATCGGTAGACTACTATCTGAATCGGGCTGACTATCAGAAGGTACCGCTAGGTTTTCAGGTGTTTTGTGATGATTTTATCATAGAGAAGCATCCTCCCAAATATAAGCTGATCACTTACGTTAAAGACAAAGATAAGCAAAAAGCGGTTCCTGCAAAAGTTGGTAAGAGGATTAGCGTCCCCGGCTCTAATTATGCGGTTACCGTTAAAGATTTTATATCTGATGCGGAAATTCAACATGAGCCGATAAACCTGTCCGATAAACCTGATAATCCGGCTTTATATATTCAGCTTGCAGAGAATGATCAAGTTACTGCAGAAGGTTGGCTTCTTGCTAAAGACCGGAATTGGTATAATGATACAAGGCGTAATCTGAAAATAGACTATGTCTGGGCTGACACAGATAAGGAGCATGAGAAACTTGCGAATGCTGCGAGTAAGAGCACTAAACCGACGCTGGAGATCAGGATTGAAGGGAAAAATATTGTAAAAAGTATGCCGGTTGTAGTAGGGGGAAAAATTCAGATAGAAGGTGCTGAATATGTAATTGAGATAAAAGAGTTTGTGTTGGACTACTCCAAGAGATTAGTGCCATTAAGTGAGCAGGAACCAAATAACCCCGCTGTAATGGTAGAAATCAGTGGTCCCGACGGAAAAGACTCTCGCTGGTCGTTTGCGAAGTATCCGGATTATCAGGATAAGTCTCATCAAATAATCTATAAGGATGTTAAACTTTCCTGTACTGTGCCTGAGAACTTTTCAGACTCAAAGCATAGAATCAGAATTGTCCAGAATAAAAGTGGAAAAAAGACAATTACCTATATTAAGGATGAAAAGGTAATTAGTACCAATGAATGGGAACTTGACAAAAGTTATGATATTGTTGATTCAGAGTTGAGCATCAGGATTGCAAAGTTTTTCCCATCACATAGTTTAAAAAAGATGGTTGTTAAAAGGGTTGGCGGACATGAGGGCCATAACCATGGTCCTGGTGAACATGTCGGAAACCCTGCTGTTTTAATAGAGATGGAAGGGCCGAGAGGGAAGGTTGCTGAGTGGGTCTTTGCACATACTCCTCCACATTGGTATCCCGATAACAACTTTGCTGTATTGTATGAAAAATCCGGTATGGAGGTTAAAGATTATAAAAGTATACTGAGAGTTGTGGAAAACGGCCAAACTATGGTGACAAAGACTATTGAAGTCAACAACCCTCTGAAGTATAAAGGTTTTGTTTTCTACCAGTCCAGTTATGACCCGGAGGGGGAGAGATACACTGGCCTTCAGGTTACAAAAAACCCAGGTATTATAGTGGTGTATGCCGGATTTATTCTTTTGTGTCTGGGGATAGTATTTATCTTCTATATAAAGCCTTTCCTGAGAAGGAAATTGAATAAAGGGAAAAAGATAGAAGAGTATTATTCTGAAGAAGAGATGTTAGCGGAACATATTGAGTAA
- the groL gene encoding chaperonin GroEL (60 kDa chaperone family; promotes refolding of misfolded polypeptides especially under stressful conditions; forms two stacked rings of heptamers to form a barrel-shaped 14mer; ends can be capped by GroES; misfolded proteins enter the barrel where they are refolded when GroES binds), whose product MAGKKVLCGHDAGMAIKAGINKLANAVKITMGPKGRNVIIEKSFGSPTITKDGVTVANEIELEDAYEDIGAKLVKEVASKTNDIAGDGTTTATVLSEAIYTEGLKSLVAGANPLGIKRGIEKAVEAVTMDLIKRSKGVSGKKEIEQVGTIAANNDPEIGKQIANAMEQAGSDGVIAVEEGKGLETTVDLVEGMQFDKGYLSPYFVTDTEKMQVVFEDPYILIHEKKISVIKDLLPILEKVSQSGKPFLIIAEDIEGEALTTLVVNKMRGTLKCAVVKAPEFGDKRKAMLGDIAAVTGADAIFEDLGIGLDTLKLSDLGGAKKVVIDKECTMIIEGSGSKKEIQGRVEQIRNEIDNSTSDYDVEKLQGRLAKLAGGIAKINVGAATEAEMKEKKARLEDAMHATKAAAQEGILPGGGVALLRSVKALEKVDAGIDDDEKVGVNIIRKALEVPLRQISDNAGLNGILVVQKVKEMEGDNGFDVVSEKYTDLVKAGVIDPTKVVRTALQNAASIAGLLLTTNAIVSDAPEKDN is encoded by the coding sequence ATGGCTGGTAAAAAAGTGCTATGTGGTCATGATGCCGGTATGGCCATAAAAGCGGGAATAAATAAGTTAGCAAATGCTGTCAAAATAACCATGGGCCCAAAAGGCAGGAATGTAATTATTGAAAAGAGCTTTGGTTCTCCGACAATTACGAAAGATGGTGTTACTGTTGCAAATGAAATAGAGCTTGAAGATGCTTATGAAGATATAGGTGCCAAGCTGGTAAAAGAGGTTGCATCTAAAACCAATGATATTGCCGGTGACGGAACAACAACTGCAACGGTCTTATCTGAGGCAATATACACAGAAGGGTTAAAAAGCCTTGTTGCCGGGGCAAATCCGCTTGGCATCAAGCGTGGAATAGAGAAAGCCGTGGAGGCCGTGACCATGGACCTTATTAAGAGGAGTAAAGGTGTTTCCGGAAAAAAGGAAATTGAGCAGGTGGGCACTATTGCGGCTAATAATGACCCGGAGATTGGAAAGCAGATAGCAAATGCCATGGAGCAGGCCGGTAGCGACGGCGTAATAGCTGTTGAAGAGGGCAAAGGTCTTGAAACAACTGTAGATTTAGTTGAAGGAATGCAGTTTGACAAGGGGTATCTTTCTCCATACTTTGTTACAGATACAGAGAAAATGCAGGTTGTTTTTGAGGATCCTTATATCCTTATTCATGAAAAGAAAATCTCTGTAATAAAGGACCTTTTACCCATATTAGAGAAGGTATCGCAGTCGGGAAAACCATTTTTGATTATTGCTGAAGATATCGAGGGTGAAGCGCTTACAACTCTTGTGGTGAACAAGATGCGGGGAACATTGAAATGTGCTGTAGTGAAGGCCCCTGAATTTGGGGATAAGCGAAAGGCAATGTTAGGAGATATTGCGGCGGTAACGGGCGCTGATGCTATATTTGAGGACCTGGGAATTGGATTAGACACTCTTAAGCTGTCTGATCTTGGTGGGGCTAAAAAGGTAGTTATCGATAAAGAGTGCACGATGATTATTGAAGGTAGTGGTTCGAAAAAGGAGATCCAGGGGAGAGTTGAACAGATAAGAAATGAGATTGATAATTCTACTTCTGACTATGATGTAGAGAAGCTGCAGGGGAGACTCGCGAAGCTTGCCGGTGGAATTGCAAAGATAAATGTTGGCGCGGCGACAGAGGCTGAGATGAAGGAAAAAAAGGCGCGGTTAGAGGATGCGATGCATGCAACCAAAGCTGCCGCTCAGGAAGGAATTTTACCTGGCGGAGGCGTTGCTCTGTTAAGGTCGGTGAAAGCATTGGAAAAAGTGGATGCCGGGATTGATGATGATGAAAAAGTCGGAGTTAACATAATACGGAAAGCGCTCGAAGTTCCACTCAGGCAGATTTCCGACAATGCCGGTCTTAATGGAATTTTAGTTGTTCAGAAAGTTAAGGAGATGGAAGGGGATAACGGTTTTGATGTTGTAAGTGAAAAGTATACTGACCTGGTAAAGGCAGGTGTTATAGACCCTACAAAGGTTGTCAGAACCGCACTTCAGAATGCCGCAAGTATTGCGGGGTTATTGCTGACAACCAATGCTATAGTCAGCGACGCTCCTGAGAAGGATAATTAA
- the ccsA gene encoding cytochrome c biogenesis protein CcsA, producing MLSLTFYVYIAAIVAYIVREVWRAKTIRWIAFGIFASGFILNTIVVLNRWAEANHAPMSDKYESFVFFAWSIALVYLIFELVTIFIVKVHESRIGIIGALQGVLAAWMICSALGIDNSIKELPPALQSNWLVTHVICYFLSYSALSMSFSAAIVHLIRKAFVSDKPKEADAGSHIKKDYSFDKLAYIAVSIGFPFLTIGLITGSIWAKGAWGTYWGWDPKEIWSLISWLVYLTYMHLPLMLPKTSIKKSFRPILLSIILLIAFPIVLFTFMGLHKLPSSADSDHIYAE from the coding sequence ATGCTGAGTTTAACATTCTATGTGTATATTGCAGCTATAGTTGCTTATATCGTCAGGGAAGTCTGGAGAGCGAAAACTATACGTTGGATCGCTTTTGGCATTTTTGCCAGTGGTTTTATATTAAATACAATTGTAGTCCTGAACAGATGGGCCGAAGCAAATCATGCCCCAATGTCTGATAAATATGAATCATTTGTTTTTTTTGCATGGAGTATAGCGCTTGTTTATCTGATATTTGAACTTGTTACTATCTTTATTGTCAAAGTCCATGAATCCCGTATTGGGATTATTGGTGCATTGCAAGGTGTTCTGGCGGCATGGATGATCTGCTCTGCGCTTGGTATTGATAATTCAATAAAGGAGTTACCCCCTGCTCTGCAAAGTAACTGGCTGGTCACTCATGTAATATGTTATTTCCTCTCTTATTCAGCGTTGAGTATGTCTTTCTCAGCTGCGATAGTTCATTTAATACGTAAAGCTTTTGTTTCTGACAAACCAAAAGAAGCTGATGCAGGAAGCCATATAAAGAAAGACTATAGTTTTGACAAACTCGCCTATATTGCAGTTTCTATAGGATTTCCTTTTTTAACTATAGGATTGATTACCGGTTCGATCTGGGCAAAAGGGGCATGGGGTACATATTGGGGATGGGACCCTAAAGAGATCTGGTCTCTCATCAGCTGGCTTGTTTATCTTACTTATATGCATCTACCATTGATGTTGCCTAAAACAAGTATTAAGAAATCATTCAGACCTATATTGCTTTCAATTATCCTCCTGATCGCCTTTCCAATAGTTCTGTTTACCTTTATGGGGCTACATAAGCTTCCAAGTTCTGCGGATAGTGACCACATATATGCGGAATAA
- the purB gene encoding adenylosuccinate lyase — protein sequence MKKKNNRSMDKKYHKYQSPLAERYVSEEMSYNFSDHLKYSTWRKLWIVLAETEKALGIKAISRKQIDEMKKFQDNINFDVARKHELRVKHDVMAHVHAFGEQCPAASPIIHLGATSAFVQDNADLIIMKNGMNILLKKLINIIDALVVFAREYKGLITLGYTHYQPAQLTTVGKRACLWMQDFIIDVEDLENRIDNLRFRGAKGTIGTQNSFMTLFNRDEEKVKLLDKQVSKKMGFDKILPVAGQVYTRKLDSQISDVLSGIAQSAHKFSNDLRLLHNLREIEEPFGKKQIGSSAMPYKRNPMRCERVASLARYIICNGLNTDFTSSVQWFERTLDDSANRRLVLPEMFVATDAMLDIVLGVVRDLSVYPKVIEKRVNEELPFLASESILMEAVKAGGNRQKLHEKIRKYSMETVTLIKEEGLDNDFIERVKKDKDFAVIKERLDDILKPENFTGRAPKQVTEYISGVVAPILRKFKKLIGVNIEFKV from the coding sequence ATGAAGAAGAAAAATAATAGATCAATGGATAAAAAATATCATAAATACCAGAGTCCGCTTGCCGAAAGATACGTGAGTGAAGAGATGAGTTATAATTTTTCAGATCATTTGAAATATAGCACATGGAGAAAACTCTGGATCGTGTTGGCCGAAACAGAGAAGGCCCTTGGAATTAAAGCAATATCTCGAAAACAGATTGATGAAATGAAAAAATTCCAGGATAATATAAATTTTGATGTAGCCAGAAAGCATGAACTCAGGGTAAAACATGATGTAATGGCACATGTTCACGCTTTTGGTGAACAGTGTCCCGCTGCAAGTCCGATAATCCATTTAGGTGCAACAAGTGCGTTTGTACAGGATAACGCTGATTTAATAATTATGAAAAACGGTATGAATATCCTGTTAAAAAAACTGATTAATATTATCGATGCGTTGGTTGTGTTTGCCAGAGAGTATAAAGGGTTGATTACATTGGGTTATACCCATTACCAACCGGCCCAGCTTACTACCGTTGGAAAAAGGGCGTGTCTGTGGATGCAGGACTTTATTATTGATGTGGAGGATCTGGAAAACCGGATAGATAATTTAAGGTTTAGGGGCGCTAAAGGTACGATAGGGACGCAAAACAGTTTTATGACCCTGTTTAACAGAGATGAAGAAAAGGTAAAACTGCTTGATAAGCAGGTATCAAAAAAGATGGGATTCGACAAAATCCTGCCTGTCGCGGGTCAGGTCTACACTCGTAAACTGGATAGTCAGATTTCAGATGTTTTGTCCGGTATCGCTCAATCGGCACATAAGTTTTCTAATGATCTCAGGCTTTTGCATAATTTGAGAGAAATTGAAGAGCCGTTCGGGAAGAAGCAGATTGGTTCTTCCGCCATGCCGTATAAACGAAACCCTATGCGTTGTGAACGGGTGGCATCTCTTGCCCGCTACATAATCTGTAATGGTTTGAATACAGATTTTACGAGTAGCGTACAGTGGTTTGAAAGAACGCTTGATGATTCTGCGAACCGGCGACTTGTCTTGCCGGAGATGTTTGTCGCGACAGATGCAATGCTGGATATTGTCCTTGGCGTTGTTCGTGATTTAAGTGTCTATCCGAAAGTAATTGAGAAACGAGTTAATGAGGAGTTGCCGTTTTTGGCCTCGGAAAGCATATTGATGGAAGCTGTTAAGGCCGGTGGAAACAGGCAAAAGCTCCATGAAAAGATACGTAAATACTCTATGGAGACTGTTACGCTTATCAAAGAAGAGGGACTGGATAATGATTTCATTGAGCGAGTCAAAAAGGACAAGGATTTTGCGGTGATTAAAGAGAGGTTGGATGACATATTAAAACCGGAAAACTTTACAGGCAGGGCTCCAAAGCAGGTGACTGAGTATATCTCCGGGGTTGTAGCTCCCATACTGAGAAAATTCAAAAAACTGATTGGTGTTAACATAGAGTTCAAAGTGTGA
- a CDS encoding DUF167 domain-containing protein — MININAVKDGIVVSVKVQPNASKERVVGEYADQIKIAVTVAPEKGKANKAVVKVLSQWLGIKNSDIQIISGETSRDKKVFIRNINEEDFSRIKI; from the coding sequence ATGATTAACATAAATGCTGTTAAAGACGGAATCGTTGTATCAGTAAAGGTACAGCCAAACGCAAGTAAGGAGAGAGTTGTAGGGGAGTATGCTGATCAGATAAAAATTGCTGTTACTGTTGCACCAGAGAAGGGAAAGGCGAATAAAGCGGTAGTTAAAGTACTTTCACAGTGGCTTGGTATAAAAAACTCAGATATACAGATAATTTCAGGTGAAACATCAAGAGATAAAAAAGTATTTATAAGAAATATTAATGAAGAGGATTTTAGCAGGATTAAAATATGA
- the thiE gene encoding thiamine phosphate synthase, translated as MKIMSDSSEGLGFILITDRKLCETNLTDIIKQAIEGGIGTVQLREKGLSTVALYRLAKEIREITDKRNVKLIINDRVDIAIAVGADGVHLGWQSMEAGIVRSMVGQDKLIGFSAHSLAEAERAENSGVDYITISPVFDTANKDYYLTPLGVDEIGKIMEQINIPVIALGGINENNVNIVLDSGVDGIAVISAILQSDSPVQSATRIYRKIIEFKLK; from the coding sequence ATGAAAATTATGAGTGATTCGTCAGAAGGATTGGGTTTTATTCTGATAACAGACAGGAAACTCTGTGAAACAAATCTCACGGATATAATAAAACAGGCAATTGAAGGAGGAATCGGGACTGTCCAGTTAAGAGAAAAGGGTCTGAGCACGGTAGCTCTGTATCGGTTGGCAAAAGAGATTCGTGAGATAACAGATAAAAGAAATGTAAAGCTGATAATTAATGACAGGGTTGATATAGCAATTGCTGTTGGAGCGGATGGTGTTCATCTTGGATGGCAATCCATGGAAGCAGGCATAGTACGGAGTATGGTCGGGCAGGATAAATTGATTGGTTTTTCGGCTCATAGCCTTGCTGAAGCCGAGAGGGCCGAAAACAGTGGAGTGGATTACATTACCATTAGCCCTGTTTTTGATACCGCAAATAAAGATTATTACCTAACTCCCTTGGGAGTGGATGAAATAGGGAAGATAATGGAGCAGATAAATATTCCTGTAATTGCGTTGGGGGGTATCAATGAAAACAATGTAAATATAGTGCTTGATAGCGGTGTTGATGGTATTGCCGTAATTTCTGCTATACTGCAGTCTGATAGCCCGGTACAATCCGCAACACGGATTTACAGGAAAATTATAGAGTTTAAATTGAAATAA
- the hisI gene encoding phosphoribosyl-AMP cyclohydrolase: MQLFDNIKFDDKGLIPAVIVNVADNRVLTLCFMNRDAVDKTIETGKVHVFRRSQNRLMIKGETSGHTQLVEEVFFDCEGKSLVLKVKQNVAACHAGYMSCYYRKYNSSTDSIEINEEKIFDPEKTYKT; the protein is encoded by the coding sequence ATGCAATTATTTGATAACATTAAATTTGATGATAAAGGCCTGATACCGGCCGTAATAGTAAATGTGGCTGATAACAGAGTATTAACGCTCTGTTTTATGAACCGGGATGCAGTGGACAAGACAATTGAAACAGGTAAAGTACATGTATTTAGACGTTCACAAAACAGATTAATGATTAAAGGAGAAACGTCAGGCCATACACAGTTGGTAGAGGAGGTTTTCTTTGATTGTGAAGGCAAATCCTTAGTTCTTAAAGTTAAGCAGAATGTTGCGGCATGTCATGCCGGTTACATGTCATGTTACTATAGAAAGTACAATAGTAGTACTGACAGTATCGAAATAAACGAAGAGAAAATCTTCGATCCGGAGAAAACCTATAAGACTTAA